A window of Rufibacter sp. LB8 contains these coding sequences:
- a CDS encoding DUF5615 family PIN-like protein produces MRLLLDENLPKRLKLDFPEHEIYTVSDKGWNGKKNGELMKLLIAENFDALFTFDKNLQYQQNFKKYSVPVLVLNAADNTYMTLSKLVPEIKEILNRQLIPGPTILNE; encoded by the coding sequence ATGAGGCTGCTGCTTGACGAAAATTTACCTAAGCGGCTTAAACTTGACTTTCCAGAACATGAAATCTATACCGTCAGCGACAAAGGCTGGAACGGAAAGAAGAATGGGGAACTGATGAAGCTACTTATAGCAGAGAACTTTGATGCTTTGTTCACCTTCGACAAGAATTTACAGTATCAGCAGAATTTCAAAAAATACTCTGTTCCTGTTTTAGTGCTAAATGCCGCAGACAACACTTATATGACGTTAAGCAAACTCGTTCCTGAAATTAAAGAAATTCTCAACAGACAACTTATACCAGGACCAACAATTCTGAATGAGTAA
- a CDS encoding type II toxin-antitoxin system PemK/MazF family toxin: protein MKQGEVWLINLDPTVGSEIKKTRPAIIVNDNTLGKLPLKIIVPLTDWKDRYDIAPWMVKIILGKNNNLSKPSATDCFQVRSLSELRFTKKLGRITSEQLEEIKSGLAKVFSIEE from the coding sequence ATGAAGCAAGGTGAAGTATGGCTGATTAACCTAGACCCGACTGTTGGTTCTGAGATTAAAAAGACTAGACCGGCTATAATAGTTAATGACAATACGCTTGGTAAGCTGCCCCTAAAAATCATTGTACCGTTGACGGATTGGAAAGACCGATACGATATAGCTCCTTGGATGGTGAAAATAATACTAGGAAAAAATAATAACCTCTCAAAACCATCTGCAACGGACTGTTTTCAAGTGCGCTCACTTTCTGAACTTCGGTTTACAAAAAAGCTGGGAAGAATAACATCTGAGCAGCTAGAAGAAATCAAGTCTGGGCTTGCTAAAGTGTTCTCCATAGAAGAATAA
- a CDS encoding superoxide dismutase: MNRKDFLKSGLILGGASIIPTTSAFAQNLTVNTIDKLVDKDGNFIHQALPYAKSHLEPYMDEETLHLHYTFHHGGAVKGANKDQQMIRKALDEDNLETVDFWTKKLAFHLSSHILHSIFWTNLTNKKSDPKGDLLKRIDKDFGSYDKLKMYLAKTSKDVDGNGWGILGYQPYTDKLTILQCENHEKLTQWGVIPLLVIDVWEHSYYLKYKNKRADFVDNLFNIINWDNAAQRLDNALKLTK; the protein is encoded by the coding sequence ATGAACAGAAAAGACTTTCTAAAATCAGGACTTATACTTGGCGGAGCTTCTATCATTCCAACAACATCTGCATTTGCTCAAAACCTAACGGTCAATACTATTGACAAGTTAGTGGACAAGGACGGAAATTTCATTCATCAGGCTTTGCCCTATGCGAAAAGTCATCTAGAGCCATACATGGACGAAGAAACCTTGCATCTACATTACACCTTCCATCACGGCGGAGCTGTAAAAGGTGCGAACAAAGACCAGCAGATGATACGGAAAGCTTTGGACGAGGACAATCTTGAAACCGTTGACTTCTGGACAAAGAAACTGGCTTTCCATCTCTCCTCCCATATCCTTCACTCTATATTCTGGACAAACTTGACCAATAAGAAGTCCGACCCGAAAGGCGACTTACTAAAACGCATCGATAAAGATTTCGGCAGTTACGATAAATTGAAGATGTATCTGGCAAAAACATCCAAGGACGTGGACGGCAATGGGTGGGGCATTCTGGGCTACCAGCCTTATACGGACAAATTAACAATCCTTCAATGCGAAAATCACGAGAAATTAACCCAATGGGGTGTCATTCCCTTGCTGGTGATTGATGTTTGGGAGCATTCCTATTATCTGAAATACAAAAACAAAAGGGCCGATTTTGTAGACAATCTGTTTAACATCATCAATTGGGACAATGCCGCGCAGCGCCTTGACAATGCCTTAAAGCTTACAAAATAA
- the fabG gene encoding 3-oxoacyl-[acyl-carrier-protein] reductase, producing MKLLEGKIALVTGASKGIGRAIAKKYAEQGASVAFTYLSSVEKGQALEQELAEYGIQAKGYRSDASDYAQAEQLVEDVVKDFGKLDVLVNNAGITKDGLLMRMSEEQWDAVINTNLKSVFNLTKAATKHMMRAKSGSIINMTSVVGIKGNAGQANYAASKAGIIGFTKSVALELGSRNIRSNAIAPGFIETDMTDELDANTVAEWRKAIPLKRGGAPEDVANACVFLASDLSSYITGQTLQVDGGMLT from the coding sequence ATGAAATTACTGGAAGGAAAAATTGCGTTAGTGACGGGTGCCTCCAAGGGCATCGGGAGGGCTATTGCCAAGAAATATGCTGAGCAGGGCGCCAGCGTGGCGTTCACGTATCTGTCAAGCGTGGAAAAAGGCCAGGCCCTGGAACAAGAATTAGCCGAGTACGGCATTCAGGCGAAAGGTTACCGCTCAGATGCCTCTGATTATGCCCAGGCTGAGCAATTGGTGGAGGACGTGGTAAAGGATTTCGGGAAGCTGGATGTGCTGGTGAACAACGCGGGCATCACCAAAGACGGCCTGCTCATGCGCATGTCTGAAGAACAGTGGGACGCGGTCATCAACACCAACCTGAAATCTGTCTTCAACCTCACCAAAGCCGCCACCAAACACATGATGCGCGCCAAAAGCGGTTCCATCATTAACATGACCTCTGTGGTGGGCATTAAAGGCAACGCCGGCCAGGCCAACTACGCCGCTTCAAAGGCAGGTATCATCGGGTTCACCAAATCAGTGGCCTTGGAATTGGGTTCCAGAAACATCCGCAGCAACGCCATCGCGCCCGGCTTCATTGAAACCGACATGACCGACGAGCTGGACGCCAACACCGTAGCCGAGTGGCGCAAAGCCATTCCGTTGAAACGCGGCGGTGCCCCCGAAGACGTGGCCAACGCCTGCGTGTTCCTGGCCTCAGACCTTTCATCGTACATTACCGGTCAGACCTTGCAGGTAGACGGTGGTATGTTGACGTAA
- a CDS encoding DUF433 domain-containing protein produces the protein MTNIRDFISIDQEILGGQPVFKGTRVPIESLFLHLEKGVTLDGFLEDFPTVSKEQAISVLGIAEKIMTSKNIEKIYEAAA, from the coding sequence ATGACTAATATCAGGGACTTCATCAGCATTGACCAAGAAATATTAGGAGGACAGCCTGTTTTCAAAGGGACACGGGTTCCGATAGAATCGCTTTTCCTTCATTTAGAAAAAGGAGTTACCCTAGACGGATTTTTAGAAGATTTTCCGACTGTAAGCAAAGAACAGGCGATTAGTGTGCTGGGAATTGCCGAAAAAATAATGACTTCTAAAAATATAGAAAAGATATATGAGGCTGCTGCTTGA
- a CDS encoding HU family DNA-binding protein, with the protein MEYSLVQRGNPAKPTAAKKWYAQSVSTRKVPIRDIANRINQISTVSVPDTIAVIESLLTVLPEMLGEGAIVELGDFGSFRTVVSSEGTETPEEFTAAQIKNVKILFRPGKLVKQAVENAPQTLVKSA; encoded by the coding sequence ATGGAATATTCTTTAGTACAGCGCGGCAACCCAGCCAAGCCTACGGCCGCCAAGAAGTGGTATGCCCAAAGCGTCTCTACCCGTAAAGTGCCCATTCGTGACATTGCCAACCGCATTAACCAGATAAGCACCGTAAGCGTGCCAGATACCATAGCCGTTATTGAGAGCTTGCTCACGGTGCTGCCCGAGATGCTGGGCGAGGGGGCTATTGTGGAGCTGGGCGATTTCGGGTCTTTCCGGACGGTGGTGAGCAGCGAGGGGACTGAGACGCCGGAGGAGTTCACGGCCGCGCAGATAAAGAACGTAAAAATATTGTTCAGGCCGGGCAAACTGGTGAAACAGGCCGTTGAAAACGCCCCTCAAACCCTGGTGAAAAGTGCTTAA